Sequence from the Rhodospirillales bacterium genome:
GCAATTCGATCGCCATGCGCGACGCCCGTTCGGCGTCGGCGAGCGTGCGGATGCCGCGCCGTTCGAGCGCGTCGAACATCGCCACCAGCGCGGCGGCCGTGACCACGGCGTCGCCCAACGCGGTGTGCCGGTCGCGCACCTCGATCCCGAAGCGCCGGGCCAGGCCGTCGAGCGTGTGATCGTCGGTGTGCTCGTAAAGCGTCGCCGACAGCAGCATGGTGTCGAGGACCGGGTTGTCGAAGCGGACCCCGCACGATTTTTCCTGCGCCTTGAGAAAGCTCAGGTCGAACGCGATGTTGTGCGCGACCAGCACGGCCTCCCCGACGAATGTCTTAAATTGCGGCAGGACGACGGCGATCGGCGGCCGATCGCGGACCATGTCGTCGGAAATGCGGTGAATCAGAGTGGACGCCCCGGGGATCGGCCGGCCGGGATTGACGAGGCGATCGAAAGTTTCGCCGGTCAAAATTCGGCCGTTGACGATGCGCACCCCCGCGATCGACACGATCATGTCGTCGCGCGGGCTGAGCCCCGTGGTCTCGGTGTCGAACGCCACGAAGGTGATCGAGCGCAACGGGCGGCGGCCGAGCTCGGGCGCGGTTTCCGCCCGGCGCAGGAGGTCGAAGTCGTAAAACTCGGGCCTGGACGGCAGGATCTCGGCGCGCCGCTCGACGCCGGGCCGCGCCGCCTTGGGCAGCGGCACGCGCAGCCGGGCGTGGCCGGCCCGGTCGGGCTGACTCCAAAGGTCGCTGTGGTGGCGCTCGAGAACGTCGCGCAAGGACAGTCCGCTCAAATCGCCGTCGAGCGGCGCTTCGGTCCACGTCGACAGCAGAGCCGAAGGCAAGGGTTCGCCCGGCCAGACGATATCGACATAGCAACCCCGTTCCCCGGGCCGCGCCTCGATATCGACCCCGGCGGCTCCGGTGTGCCGCCGAATCCGTCCGATCAGGTGCGCGAGCGCGGCCATCAGGGCGTAGGAATCGCCGTGCAGCCATTGGGGCAGGCCGGTCATCGTCACCCGAAGGCCTTCGCGGTCGCGCACCCGGCGGATGACGCAATTGAACAAGTCGAGCGAGTGCAGATCGCCCATCACCGACGTGTCGCCGACCAACACCCGATGGTCCTGGGCGAGCGCGGAGAGGCTTTCGCTCAGCCGGGCGCTCTCGATGACGATGATCGATTCGAAGGCGCGGCGCTGATCGGCCGGCATTCCGGGGTGGGCGGCGAGCGTCTCCGCGGCCGCGCGCAGGTTCGTGATCGGCCTACGCACCCCTTCGATCGCCGCGCGCAACAAGGTGTCGCGTTTGCCCAGGGCGGCTATCCGCTGGGTCGCATCGGCGAGCGTCAGCACGTATCCCGCCACCACGTTCCGATCGTCGACGATCAGGCTCATCCGTCCCTGCAGCAACGCGCGCGCGTCCGCGGTCGCGCACACGAACGCACCGGTGCTTCCCGGCGCGCCGGGCCGGCCGCGGTCGGGCTGCTCCGTCAGCCACTCCAGCATGTGCAGCACCGGCTCGCGCGTGATGAAGCCGAACAGCGATCGCCCGAGGCCGAATTCCGCCGCGCCGCCCAGGATGCGCACGGCCATGTGATTGTAGAGCAGGATTTCGTGGTTGAGGTTGCAGACGATCACGCCTTCGCTCAAGTCCCTGAGCAGCGCCTCGAGCCGGCCTTTTTGCTCCTCGGCCCGCGCGGTTGCCGTCGCGACCGCGTCGTCGACCACGCTCCGCGCGCGCGCGAACTGGTTCTCAAGGTCCACGATCGCGTGGGGAAGGTCGCCGAGAAAGGGATAGGCGACGGGGTCGATCCGGCTGGCGCCCTTGGCGTCGGCGACGAGGCGGACCTCGCCGGCGAGGCGCGCGAGCGGAGCGGCGAGCCACCGGCTCAGCACGGCGCCGGCGACAACGAGAATCACGGCCGCGGCGATCACCTGCAGCGACCCGCGCAACGCCGCCGCGTCGCCGGGCACGGCCGCCGCCGCCGTCAGCAGCGCGCCGGCCAGCGCGACTCCGGCGGCCAGCAAAACAACCGCGATCGTCCGACCCGGGCCCATGATGCGCGCGTCCCTTCGCGCCCCCCGCCTATCCGCCGCCGGTCCCGAGAATCGACTTGACGCGCTCGACCAGCTCGCGGGTCGAAAACGGCTTGGTCATGTAATCGTCGGCGCCGAGAGCGAGCGCCTTTTCCCGCTCGACGTCGCGGCTTTTGGCCGTCAGCATCAGGATGCGCACCGAACGCAGCTTGGGGTCGGCGCGGATCGTTTCGCAGACGTGATAACCAT
This genomic interval carries:
- a CDS encoding PAS domain-containing protein, whose translation is MGPGRTIAVVLLAAGVALAGALLTAAAAVPGDAAALRGSLQVIAAAVILVVAGAVLSRWLAAPLARLAGEVRLVADAKGASRIDPVAYPFLGDLPHAIVDLENQFARARSVVDDAVATATARAEEQKGRLEALLRDLSEGVIVCNLNHEILLYNHMAVRILGGAAEFGLGRSLFGFITREPVLHMLEWLTEQPDRGRPGAPGSTGAFVCATADARALLQGRMSLIVDDRNVVAGYVLTLADATQRIAALGKRDTLLRAAIEGVRRPITNLRAAAETLAAHPGMPADQRRAFESIIVIESARLSESLSALAQDHRVLVGDTSVMGDLHSLDLFNCVIRRVRDREGLRVTMTGLPQWLHGDSYALMAALAHLIGRIRRHTGAAGVDIEARPGERGCYVDIVWPGEPLPSALLSTWTEAPLDGDLSGLSLRDVLERHHSDLWSQPDRAGHARLRVPLPKAARPGVERRAEILPSRPEFYDFDLLRRAETAPELGRRPLRSITFVAFDTETTGLSPRDDMIVSIAGVRIVNGRILTGETFDRLVNPGRPIPGASTLIHRISDDMVRDRPPIAVVLPQFKTFVGEAVLVAHNIAFDLSFLKAQEKSCGVRFDNPVLDTMLLSATLYEHTDDHTLDGLARRFGIEVRDRHTALGDAVVTAAALVAMFDALERRGIRTLADAERASRMAIELRARQARLAGATGT
- a CDS encoding response regulator, coding for MKRSVLVVDDEPNIVLSLDFLLKQAGYEVRVARSGEEAMKAAAERTPDLIVLDVMLPALDGYHVCETIRADPKLRSVRILMLTAKSRDVEREKALALGADDYMTKPFSTRELVERVKSILGTGGG